A DNA window from Gigantopelta aegis isolate Gae_Host chromosome 4, Gae_host_genome, whole genome shotgun sequence contains the following coding sequences:
- the LOC121370903 gene encoding uncharacterized protein LOC121370903 encodes MAEQDEQVLLTEIERNNTGISTQSVNQSDSGGAINQDDDQTVKTNDSNADVSGTGQIQSGQDLLQTAESGLDKVESLDQFEYIEPVPDPYNKAIKYLEQHSILQLFQQLTADIVYNRPPDPIDYMIAEIEEIKRNRDPNETEENAQVVPQQMSEDV; translated from the exons atggCTGAGCAAGACGAGCAAGTGCTTCTGACAGAGATCGAAAGAAATAACACTGGCATCAGCACTCAGAGCGTGAACCAAAGTGATTCGGGCGGAGCGATCAACCAAGACGACGATCAGACTGTGAAGACAAATGACAGTAATGCAGACGTCAGTGGTACCGGTCAAATTCAAAGTGGTCAggatttattacaaactgcCGAGTCGGGTTTGGACAAAGTCGAAAGCTTAGACCAGTTTGAATATATTGAACCAGTGCCCGACCCTTACAACAAAGCCATAAAGTATTTAGAACAGCATAGTATTCTGCAGTTATTCCAG CAATTGACTGCAGATATAGTATATAACAGACCACCAGATCCAATTGACTACATGATTGCAGAAATTGAAGAAATTAAAAGGAATAGGGACCCGAACGAAACAGAAGAAAATGCACAAGTTGTACCACAACAAATGTCAGAAGATGTTTGA
- the LOC121370904 gene encoding nuclear valosin-containing protein-like, whose product MKRKSQEYKLGSMSQHGNYISDPKLVPRIKQYMKVNRGKKHFNISDIAEDLQKQYGEYARKKRSTFFKSVEKAYQLVCQQLNANDPDLLSKEEAKHLSKKTKTADTSSDDSDSDNKSFSSENPDYEVYEETNSMNNMMFDLYKSSPTVSKTSQSVESEKKGQLKTIKDSRLNEQMDTSVNSTTAETIIDLTEANGTSGVPKTPVVKKPSSDVSQSGRKKNKKQKGEEEKQTEKNEKQKGPVIQSSTFTFDDIGGNEATLKEVCKLLVHMKHPEVYQKLGITPPRGILLHGPPGCGKTLLAHAIAGELCLPFIKLASTEIVSGVSGESEEKIRDLFDKAVTTAPCIVFIDEIDAITPKRETASKDMERRIVAQLLSCMDDLNMKNSANVLVIGATNRPDSLDPALRRAGRFDREISMGIPDESARQRILQVLCKSLRLCEGFDFHQLARNTPGFVGADLMALAREAAMIAVNRVFDTIQSELVKMKDENTDASVDVCVDSVKSKEECISQNSRSSELLTVLDWLKEQPPLTDKQLEDLYITGEDFQQAISYVQPSAKREGFATIPDVTWKDVGALKSVREELQLAILAPVQHPAEFKALGLTSPPGILLAGPPGCGKTLLAKAVANESGINFISVKGPELLNMYVGESERAVRQVFQRARNSSPCVIFFDELDALCPKRSGSGEGGSSVRVVNQMLTEMDGLESRKQVFIMAATNRPDIIDPAILRPGRLDKMLYVGLPSQTDRHDILVTITKNGTKPSLSADVNLEEISKDSRCDRLTGADLAALVREASVTALKDIISQPDRVQVHISVAKVHFEAAFQKVRPSVSKKDEEKYERLKTRLQPDTNIV is encoded by the exons AGAATATGCCAGGAAGAAAAGAAGCACATTTTTCAAGTCGGTTGAAAAAG cCTATCAGTTGGTTTGCCAGCAACTAAATGCTAATGACCCTGATTTGTTGAGTAAAGAAGAAGCAAAACATCTTTCCAAGAAGACCAAGACTGCTGACACAAG CTCGGATGACTCAGATTCAGACAACAAAAGTTTTTCATCTGAGAATCCTGATTATGAAGTCTATGAG GAAACTAACTCCATGAACAACATGATGTTTGACCTCTACAAAAGCTCACCCACTGTCTCCAAGACAAGTCAGTCGGTTGAGTCGGAGAAAAAAGGACAGCTGAAGACCATAAAAGATTCAAGACTGAATGAGCAAATGGACACAAGTGTAAACTCAACAACAGCTGAAACAATCATTGATCTAACCGAGGCAAATGGTACATCAGGCGTACCCAAAACACCAGTAGTGAAAAAG ccATCAAGTGATGTTTCTCAGTCTGGTCggaagaaaaacaagaaacaaaaaggTGAAGAAGAGAAGCAAACagaaaaaaacgaaaaacaaaaag GACCTGTGATTCAGTCATCAACATTTACATTTGATGATATTGGTGGGAATGAAGCTACTCTGAAG GAAGTGTGCAAGCTGCTGGTTCACATGAAACATCCTGAAGTATACCAGAAACTCGGGATCACTCCCCCGCGGGGGATTCTCCTTCACGGTCCACCGGGATGTGGCAAGACCCTCCTCGCTCATGCGATAGCTGGG GAATTATGCCTACCATTTATCAAACTTGCTTCAACAGAAATTGTATCGGGAGTGTCTGGTGAATCTGAAGAAAAGATACGAGATCTATTTGACAAAGCTGTG actaCAGCcccatgtattgtttttattgatgaAATTGATGCCATCACACCAAAGAGAGAAACGGCTTCTAAAGACATGGAAAGAAGAATTGTCGCTCAGCTTTTGTCTTGTATGGATG ATTTAAACATGAAGAATAGTGCAAATGTATTGGTGATTGGAGCGACCAATCGCCCGGACTCTCTCGACCCAGCACTGAGAAGAGCTGGCCGTTTTGATCGAGAGATATCAATGGGGATTCCTGATGAATCAGCAAGACAAAG GATCTTGCAGGTTCTATGCAAGAGTTTGCGTCTTTGTGAAGGTTTTGATTTTCATCAGTTAGCTCGAAATACACCAGGGTTCGTTGGTGCTGATCTTATGGCCTTAGCTAGGGAGGCAGCTATGATAGCAGTTAACAG GGTTTTTGATACTATACAGTCGGAATTGGTCAAGATGAAAGATGAAAACACAGATGCTTCTGTTGACGTGTGTGTGGATTCTGTTAAATCAAAAGAAGAATGTATAAGCCAGAACAGCAGATCAAGTGAATTACTGACAG TCTTGGACTGGTTGAAGGAGCAGCCCCCACTGACAGACAAACAGCTAGAAGACTTGTACATTACTGGAGAAGATTTTCAG CAAGCGATAAGCTATGTGCAGCCATCAGCTAAGAGAGAGGGTTTTGCCACCATTCCTGATGTCACCTGGAAAGATGTTGGAGCTCTCAAGTCTGTGAGGGAAGAACTTCAGCTGGCAATTCTT GCACCAGTGCAGCATCCAGCTGAATTCAAGGCTCTGGGTCTGACCAGTCCACCAGGAATACTGCTGGCTGGTCCACCGGGTTGTGGCAAGACGTTACTAGCCAAG GCTGTTGCTAACGAGTCTGGAATTAACTTCATATCTGTCAAAGGTCCAGAACTACTTAACATG TATGTTGGAGAAAGTGAAAGGGCTGTGAGACAAGTGTTTCAAAGGGCACGTAACTCTTCACCATGTGTCATCTTCTTTGATGAGTTGGATGCACTTTGCCCCAAACGTTCTGGTTCAGGAGAG ggaGGATCCAGCGTTCGGGTTGTTAACCAGATGTTAACTGAAATGGATGGCTTGGAGTCTCGGAAACAGGTCTTTATCATGGCAGCAACAAACAGACCAG ACATCATTGATCCAGCCATTCTGCGTCCTGGCCGACTTGATAAGATGTTGTATGTTGGTCTTCCatcccagacagacagacacgatATTCTAGTCACAATCACCAAG AATGGCACAAAGCCAAGCCTCTCTGCTGATGTGAATCTGGAAGAAATATCCAAAGATTCCCGATGTGACAGATTAAC AGGTGCCGATCTGGCTGCCTTGGTACGTGAAGCGTCAGTGACAGCACTGAAGGACATCATATCCCAGCCAGACAGAGTCCAGGTTCACATATCAGTAGCAAAGGTTCACTTTGAAGCTGCATTTCAAAAGGTCAGGCCATCGGTGTCTAAAAAG gatGAAGAAAAATATGAACGATTGAAAACACGACTTCAGCCAGATACAAACATTGTCTGA